From Nocardia sp. NBC_00416:
CTCTTGTCATAGGCCCGGCGATCGATCACCGCCCCGCCGAAATTCGACAGATCGGCGATATCGCCGTAACTCAGGCTCTGCGCGATCCCGAGAAAATCGTCGCCCATCTCCCGCCACAGCGACCGCGGCAGATAGGCGCGCGAGGCGGCCGAACACTTCTGGCCCTGATATTCGTAGGCGCCACGGATCATCGCGGTGCGCAGTGCGGCGGGCTCCGCGGAAGGATGCGCGACGATGAAGTCCTTACCGCCGGTCTCTCCGACGATCCGCGGATATCCGTGGTAACGCCCGATATTGGACCCCACCTGGTTCCACAGCGATTGGAAGGTGGCGCCGGAGCCGGTGAAATGGATACCGGCCAGGCGGGGATCGGCGAGCGCGACCTCGGAGAGATCCCGCCCGTCGCCGGTGACCATATTGATCACGCCGGGCGGCAATCCGGCGGCCTCCAGCAGTTTCATCGTGTAATAGGCGGCCAGTGTCTGGGTGGGCGAGGGCTTCCACACCACGGTATTGCCCATGAGTGCGGGCGCGGTGGGCAGATTTCCCGCGATAGCGGTGAAATTGAAGGGGGTGATCGCGTAGACGAAACCCTCCAGCGGGCGGTAATCGAGCCGATTCCACACGCCCGCACCGGACTGCGGCTGCTGTTCCAGGATGCCGCGGGCGAATGCGACGTTGAACCGCCAGAAATCGACCAGTTCGCACGGCGCGTCGATCTCGGCCTGCGCCACCGATTTCGACTGCCCCAGCATCGTCGCCGCGGCCAGCGTCTCCCGCCACGGCCCCGACAGCAGATCCGCGGCGCGCAGAAACACCGCGGCGCGTTCGTCGAACGGCAGCGACCGCCAGCCGGGCGCGGCGGCGGTAGCGGCATCGATCGCCGCGGCCGCCTCGGTATGGGTGGTATCGGTATAGGTCCCGAGCACCAGCCGGTGGCGATGCGGCGCGACGATCCGGCGTCGCTCACCGATTCCCGGCCGATGTTTACCGCCGATGACCATAGGGATATCGACGGCGCTATCGGAGAGATCGGCGAGCTTCCCGAGCAACCGTTTCCGCTCAGGGCTGCCCGGCGCGTACGTGTGCACCGGCTCGTTACCGGGGGTGGGGACAACTGTGACAGCGTCCATACCCCAGGCTAGCGCCGCACGACCCCGACCGCCCGCACTCGACGCGCGGATATGTGCGGAGTCGTTATCGCACCCGCGAGCGCGGACCCTATCCGCGCAGCCGGTCGGCCGCCGCGTCGATCCGCTCATCGGTGGCCGTCAACGCGATACGCACGTGCTCGGCTCCGGCCGGACCGTAGAAATCGCCGGGAGCAGCCAGGATGCCGCGCTCGGCGAGCCAATCGAGGGTGTCCCGGCACGGTTCGCCGCGGGTGGACCACAGATACAGACCGGCCGCGGAATCATCGATCCGGAAACCCGCGTCCAGCAGCGCGGCCCGCAGGGTCTCCCGGCGCGCCCGATAGCGTTCCCGCTGTACCGACTCGTGCTCGTCGTCGCCGAGGGCCGCCGCCATGGCCGCCTGGATCGGGAACGGCACCATCATGCCGGAATGCTTGCGCACCTCCAGCAGCTCCGCCACCAACTCCGGATCACCGGCCACGAATCCGGCCCGGTAACTCGCCAGATTCGAAGTCTTGGACAGCGAATGCACCGCCAGCAGGCCGGTATGGTCGCCGTCGCACACCCGCGGATCCAGAATCGACACCGCCGGTTCCTCCCAGGCCAGGCCCAGGTAGCACTCGTCGGAGGCGACCACCGCGCCGCGTTCCCGCGCGAAGGAGACCACTTTGCGCAGGTGTTCGAGCCCCAATACCCGGCCGGTGGGGTTCGACGGCGAATTCAGGTAGATCAGCGCCGGATGCTCCGGCCCGAGCCGCGTGAGGCCGTCCGCACGCAGAATCCGTGTCCCCGCCAGCAGCCCACCGACCTCATAGGTGGGATAGGCGACCTCGGGAATCACCACCAGATCGGCGGGACCCAGACCGAGCAGCCGGGGCAGACCCGCGATCAACTCCTTGGTGCCGATCACCGGCAGCACGGCCGCCTGATCCACCCCGGTGATACCGAACCGCCGCGTCAGCGCGGCCACCGCCGCGGCCCGCAACTGCGGCGTGCCGTGTGTGGTCGGGTACCCCGGCACATCGGATACCGCGCTCAACGCCGACCTGATCAACGGGTCGACCGGATCGACCGGAGTGCCCACCGACAAATCGACGAGCCCATCCGGATGCGCTGCCGCCCTGGCCTTCACACCCGCGATGGTGTCCCATGGGAATTCGGGCAATGCCGCGCTCACGCGGGGACGGCGGGAAACATCGGTGCTCATCGTCGGATCGCTCTACTCTTCGGCCATCGGCGGCAACTCTTTGATGAACGCCGGATCGGAATCGACCTTGCCCAGCTTGGTGGCGCCGCCCGGCGAACCCAGCTCATCGAAGAAGTCGACATTGGCGTTGACGTAACCGCTCCACTGATCCGGGGTGTCGTCCTCGTAGAAGATCGCCTCCACCGGGCAGACCGGCTCACACGCACCACAGTCAACGCATTCGTCGGGATGGATGTAGAGCATGCGGCCGCCCTCGTAGATGCAGTCCACAGGGCATTCTTCGATGCACGCCTTGTCCTTCACGTCAACGCACGGTTCGGCGATGATGTACGTCACTCCCGCTCTCCTAGTCTTCCTTCTTCTCCGGGTCACTGCGCCCGCGCACAAGTATCCCCGGCGCCCCACAGGCTACCCCCGGTGAGCCTGCCCTAATTAGAGACGAGTCCGCGGTACGCGCTCCTGGTTCTACACCAGTTCCAAACCAGGCACCGGACCGCGCCGCGGCGGAACCCCATAGGTCGTGGTGCGTTCCCGGACCGGGCGGCCGATACCCTCCGCGATCTCTGTGAGTTCGGCCACGGTCTTCGCCGACCCGTGCTGCGAACCGGCCATCCGGGAAATGGTCTCCTCCATCAGCGTGCCGCCGAGATCGTTGGCGCCGCTGCTCAGCATCACCTGGGTGCCGGTGGTGCCGAGTTTCACCCAGCTGGTCTGGATGTTGTCGATCCGGCCGTGCAGCATGATCCGGGACAGCGCGTGCGCGGCGCGGTTGTCGCGGTTGGTCGGGCCGGGGCGGGACGCGCCCGCCAGGTAGAGCGGGGCACTCTGGTGCACGAACGGCAGCAGCACGAACTCGGTGAAACCACCGGTTTCGTCCTGGATACCGCGCAGCACACGCAGATGCCCGACCCAGTGGCTCGGGTTGTCGACATGCCCGTACATCATGGTCGAACTGGATCGGATCCCCACCTGGTGCGCCGTGGTGACCACGTCGATCCAGGCGGAGGCGGGCAGTTTGCCCTTGGTCAGCACCCACCGGACCTCGTCGTCCAGGATCTCGGCGGCCGTTCCCGGGATGGTGCCCAGACCGGCCTCGCGCAGCGCGGTCAGCCAGTCCCGCACGCTCTGGCCGCCCCGGGAGGCGCCGTTCACGATTTCCATCGGACTGAACGCGTGCACGTGCATGGACGGCACCCGCGCCTTGACCGCGCGCACCAGGTCCGCGTACCCGGTGACCGGCAGGTCGGGATCGATACCGCCCTGCATGCAGACCTCGGTCGCACCGTCGACGTAGGCCTCCCAGGCCCGGTCGGCGACCTCGTCGGTGCTGAGGGTGAACGCGTCGGCGTCACCTTTACGCTGCGCGAACGCACAGAATCGGCACCCGGTGTAGCAGATATTGGTGAAGTTGATATTGCGGTTCACCACATAGGTGACGTCGTCGCCGTTGACGTCGCGGCGCAACTGGTCGGCCAGCCCCGCGACGGCCTCCAGGTCGGCTCCGTCGGCGGTGGCCAGCGCCAGATACTGGGCGTCGGAGAGGCCGGCCGGGTCCCGCTCCGCGGCGCGCAGCGCGGCCAGCACATCCGAATCCAGCCGTTGCGGCGCGGCGGCCAGATCGCGGACCTGTTCGCGAATCGTGTCCCAGTCGCCGAACGCGTTGTCGATATCGCTGCGGGTGTCGGTATTGCGGCCGGAAGTGTCGATCGCGGTGTTCAGATCGGTCCGGCCCGCCGACTCCCAGGACTCGTCGGGTTCCTGCCAGGGCAGTCCCACCGGGAGAGCGCCGGCTTTCGCGAGACCGGTCTCCGGATCGGTGAGGGCCGCGACGTGGACTCCGATCCGCGGATCGATCCACGGGCTCCCGGCGCGCACGTACTTCGGATGCGCGGAGGTGCGTTCCACCAGTTCGAAACCGGCGGCGGCGGTGATCTCGGCGAGGCTGTCCAGGTTGGGCCAGGGCCGTTCGGGGTTCACATGGTCGGGCGTCACGGGCGACACCCCGCCCCAGTCGTCGATCCCGGCTTCCAGCAGCGCGCGGCATTCCTCGCCGGATACCAGATTCGGCGGCGCCTGCACCGAGACATCGGGCCCGAGCAGCAGCCGGGTCACCGCGATGGTGGCCCGGAATTCCGTCAGATCGGCGTCCGGGGCGTGGCGCATGGCGGTGTCGTCCTTGGCCCGGAAGTTCTGCACGATGACTTCCTGGATATGACCGAACGCCTTGTGCTGTTTGCGGATCGCGGCAATGGTGTCCGCGCGCTCGGCGATGGTCTCGCCGATGCCCACCAGGATCCCGGTGGTGTAGGGCACCGACAGCCGGCCCGCGTCGGTGATGGCGCGCAGCCGTACCGCGGGATCCTTGTCGGGGCTGCCGTAATGGCAGTTGCCCTTCTCGGTGAACAGCCGGGTCGAGGTGGTCTCCAGCATCATGCCCATCGACTGCGCGACCGGTTTCAGCCGGGAGATCTCCTCCCACGACATCACACCGGGATTCAGATGCGGCAGCAGCCCGGTCTCCTCGAGCACCAGGATGGAGACCGCGCGCAAATAGTCCAGAGTCGAGTCGTAGCCGCGCTCGTCCAGCCACTGCGCGGCCTCCGGCCAACGGGCCTCGGGCCGATCACCGAGGGTGAACAGCGCCTCCTTGCAGCCCAATTCGGCGCCCCGGCGGGCGATCTCGAGGACCTCGTCGGGTTCCAGGAACATCCCGCGACCCTGCGCGCGCAGTTTGCCCGGCACCGTCACGAAAGTGCAGTAGTGGCAGGTGTCGCGGCAGAGGTGGGTGAGCGGGATGAAGACATTGCGCGAGTAGGTGATGGTGGCCGGCCGTCCAGCCGAGGCGAGCCCGGCGTCGCGCACCCGTGCCGCGCTGCGGGACAGGTCGGCCAGGTCGTCGCCGCGCGCGTGCAGCAGGACCGTCGCCTCGTCGACGTTCAAGGTGACCCCGTCACGTGCCCGGCGCAGTGCCCGGCGCATCGCGGCAGGGGTCGGCACAGGGGTCGGGACGGTCGGTTCGGGTAGGTCGGTCACGCCCTCGATCATGCGGCACACATCCGGAACTGTCTCCTCCCAGGTCGTTGAGCGTTCACAACCCCGGCGCATGTCGGGCTATTCCGTGCAGGTCGGGGCGGATGGAGAGATTCGGGCGGCCGCGGCGCGCGCCGGGACCGGGCCGGCGATCGATGCGTCCCGGGCCAGCGCAGCTCCGCGCTACCGTGCGACGATGAATATATGTCGCCGGACAGCCCGCCGCGGTCACCGAATCTGCTGACCGACCCCTCGTGGCGGCCGAGTCCCCGCGCGAAGACCGTGTGGACCGTGCAGATCGCGCTGGCATGGCTCGCCGTGTTCGCCGCGTTGCTCGGGTGGGTCGCGCTCGATCCGGGGCGGCGGCCCTGGCAGGTGGCGGCGGCCGTGATCGTGGTGCCGGTCGCGGTGTTCGCCGCCGTCGCGGTGCCCCGCTGGCGGTATCGAGTCCACCGCTGGGAGGTGACCGACGAAGCCGTGTACACCCGGGTGGGCTGGTTGACCCAGGAGAGCCGGGTCGCGCCGATTTCCCGCGTACAGACGGTGGATACCGAACGAGGTCCGCTGGAGCGCCTGCTCGACCTGTCGACGGTCACCGTGACCACCGCCTCCTCGGCCGGCGCCGTGCACATCAGCCTGCTCGACCGGGCGGTCGCCGAACAGACGGTGACGAGACTGACCGAGATCGCGTCCCGGCACCGCGGTGACGCGACATGACCGAACCGTGTTCGGCGCCGGGCGGGGAGCCGGCCGCCGCACCGGATGCGGGCGGACCGGCGCGGACGGATGCGGGAGCTTCGGCCGGCGCGGACGGCGCGGAGCCGTGGCTACGTCTCGATCGCCGCATGCTGCTGGTGCATCCCGTCCAGGAGGTCGTGAAGTTCCTGCCCGCGGTGATCGGCGCGGTGATCCTCGGCGTCAGCTCCGGTAACCCGCTGTACAGCCTGCTGGGCTTGGTGGCGGTGATTCCGTACGCACTCACGAAATGGTTCACCACCGCATACCGGGTCGGGCCCACCCACGTCGAATTGCGCACCGGATTGATCCGGCGCAGGCGGCTGTCGGTGCCGCGCGCGCGGATCCGGTCGGTGGATATCGAAGCCGATCCGCTGCACCGCGTGCTGGGTCTGGCCGTGGTGGTGATCGGTACCGGGCAGGAGGCCGGAGCCGGCGACCGGTTCACCCTGGACGCCCTTGCCGCCGACCGGGTCCGGCCGCTGCGCGCCGAATTGCTGGCCCACACCCGGCAGCCCCATGTTCGGGCCGACGACCCGGACCTCCCGGCGATCCCCGCCGACAGCGAACCCGGTGCCGCGCCGGAGGGTTCCGCGGCCGACCGGGGCGAGGAGATCGGCCACTGGCAGCCGGGCTGGGTGCGGTACGCACCGCTGTCGCTGACCGGTTTCGCGCTCGCCGCCTCCGCGCTGGGCATCGCCGCGCAGTTCGGGTTCGGCGCCGCCGAGATCAGTATCAGCCGCAACACGGTCGACAGTGTGCGCGGCGTGGATCTGCTGTCGCTGTCGCTGCTCGGACTGATGGCGCTGGCCGCGTTGGTGGTCGTGGTGAGCGCGGCGGCCTGCGCACATTATCTGGTCACGAATTTCGGGCTGCGGGTCACCGACCACGGCGCCACCCTGCAGATCCGCCGCGGGCTGTTCACGCTACGCCGGATAACGCTGGACACCGCGCGTCTGCGCGGCGCGGCCATCCGGGAGCCGTTGCTGTTGCGCCTGGCCGGCGCCGCGCAACTGGAGGCGATCACCACCGGCGAGAACCCACGGCAGAAGATTCTGCCGCAGTCTCCGCGCGCGGCGGTCGAACGCACGCTGGTCCGGCTACTGCGCCCGCACCGGACCGAATACCCCGCCGCCACCGGAGTTCCCGCGGCGCACCTCGCGGCACTCGCCGAAGCGCCGCTCACCCGGCACGGTCCCGCTGCCCGGCGGCGTCGCTACGTCCGGGCCTGCTGGCCCGTCCCCGTCAGCGCCGCAGCTCTGCTGGTGCCGCTCGCGGCCGGATGGCATATCGCACCGTGGTGGTGGCTGCCGCCGTTCGTCCTGGCACCGATCTGTGTACTGCTCGCCGAAGACCGCTACCGCGGTCTCGGCCACGCCGTGCTCCCCGCAACCTCCGGCTCCCCGGCCTGGCTGATCGTCCGTTCCGGATCACTCGATCGCGAACGCGCCTGTCTCGAAGCGCCCGGTGTCATCGGTTGGACCGTGCGGCAGACCTACTGGCAGCGCCGGGCCGGTCTCGCGACGGTCGGCGCGGCCACCGCCGCGGGCAAGAAGCTCTACCTCATCGAAGACGTACCGCTGGACCGGGCGTGGCCCGTGATCGAAGCCGTCACTCCCGGGCGACTGGGTCGCGCCGAGCGCGCCGCCGTGACAGCGAGTTCGAAACCGGCCTGAGCCCGGCGCTCGCGCTTGCGTGGGCATCGTCGTCGACTGTGCGGTCCGGGCGAACGTGCGCCGCGAACCGAAGGCGGCGGAGTCAGGTCTGGCAGTGCCGGGTGGGGGCCACCCGCAGATCCGGTTCGTCCGCGACCACCCGCAGCTCGGGGCGGGTATCCGGACTGTGGTGGTCACCCATCCACGACAGCAGCGACCAGCGGGACAGCCCCGACAGCGCCGAGCCGAGACTCAGGAAGGATCCACTGGAGATCGCCGAGCCGAACGACCCGATGGAACCGATGGACAGCACCGACCCCACGCTGCCGATGGACAGAATCGAATACGCCGACCCGATCGACAGGATCGACCCTTCGGATCGGAACGACAGGATCGATCGGGACGAGCGCCGGCTCCGAATGTTGGACTTGTACGAATTCTCGACAGTCGCCATCACCCCGGTCTACCACAGCGCCGACACATCGGCAGTCGTCCACTCCGCCCGGAACCCGACCGGCCCCCACCGCTCTTGTGGTGAACACCTGCCGGAGCAGCGCACAGGTCCGTCCGCCCGGCCCGCCTCGTCGGGGAACCCCCCTGAAAAACTGCCGGAACTCCGCAATCCCCCTGCGACGCAGCCGAACACCGACCCGCCCCGCAGGACCTCGCTGCACCACTGTCACCCGTGGTCGGACCCGAGCGGCCGGACCACAGCAGCGCAGCGGCCAGCGACATATGACCGCAGCCGAAAAGAGAGGCCGTCAGCAGCCGCCGAGACCTCCCACGGGTATCAACAGGTGGCGACCGCACCGATTGTCACGTGGTCCGGCCGATGAAATCCCTGGTCCACCCGCCCGGGTTCGGAGCGCCGAAACGCGATCACCGAGCGCACGAATGACAGCGCGTGCAGAGCGAAACCGTCCGTACTCGCTCCGCCGCGATCCACCACACCCCGCGCATCACCGACACGATATCGACGCCGCCGAATTGCCCCACCACACAGAACTCCCGTGGCGCTCACATTCATCCCGCCGACCACATCCTTGGTCGGGGTTGACGAGGGCCCCGACCCGCGACGCCGAAGGCGCCGCAATCCCACACAGTCGGGGCCCGCCCCGGTTCTGGAGCGACAGAGCGAAGGAGCGCAGCGACTGAGCGGCGGAGTGAAGAACCGGGGTTGACAAGGGCCCCGACCCGCCCCGCCGCAGGCGGGGCCAATAACTCAGACGGTGAAGAAACCGAGGGTCGGCATGAACGTGCAGGTGCGCGCTTCGGTTTCGGTCGCCTGTGTGGTGAGTCCGCCGCCGATCACCGCGACGATCCGGCCGCTGCCGGTGTTCGCGATGGCCGAGAGCGTGGCCGGGCCGTCCGGGTTGATCTTGGCCTCATCGGTGAGTACCTGCGAGCCCGACGCACCCGTGTCCAGGTTCCGCCACTGCACCGTCATCGGCTTCACCTGTTCGGCCGTCGGCCGTTCGGTGCCCAGGGCGGTGAAGACGAAACCGGTCTGACCGGCGGCCGGTCCGGGCGGCGGCAGTTGCGCCGGGCCGGGTACCGCGAGGGCGGTGCCGACGGAATCGCCGGACGGCGCGATGCAGCCCTGGCCGATGGTCGGGTAGAGGAACTGGGCGATCGCCGGACCGGATTCCGGGATGTCGGGGCCGCCGCCGCCGCTGCCGTCCAGGAACGTGATGACCCGTTCCAGAGTCGATTTGATCTGCGGGGGCAGGTTCACCGTGTCCAGTAGCGCGCGGGCCTGGGCCAGGATGGTCGCCTGGGGGCCCGGGGCGGCGACGTCCTTGGCCACCGGAGCGTTGACGATGGCCGGGGCCAGGGCGGCGAGAACGTCGACGGGAACCCCTTCGGGGACCATCGGGACGCTGCTCACCGACGCCTCGGTGGCCGGTCCCGCGACGGCAGTCGCGGGCGCCACGAGGGAGGCGCCCGCCGCAATGGCGAGCGCGGACATTGCGATCCGCGATCCTCGGGTGCGAAGCACTGGTCTAGCCGTCCTTACCTCGGGTACATCTGGGCGACGCTGAAAAGCCGTCGTTTCGGGGTCACTCTAAGGACACTGACGCGCGTTGTACAGCACCGGGGTCGGGATTGCGACCCCCATTTCTCTGTGCTACCAGACAGTAGCGGGTGATTCTAGTGACTGGTGTGAAAATTGAGGCAAATGTATACCTGTGACGCGTCGGTTGCTCGATGGTTACCGGACACTGTGCGCAAGGTTTGCCGCCACCCCGAACGGACACTCGGAAGGCTCGCGCCCGCACCGAAAACGGTGGGGTTAATGTATTCCGGGCCGGAAAATCCTGCCGACGCGCCCAACAGCACCGGGTCCGGCTGCCGGCCCGGGCAGACTCGAAAGCTCGTGCATTGACTCAGCCCCGCGCCCGGACCGATATCCGGCGGTTCATGCCCTTCCGCCTGGCCCTGGCGGCGCTCGGGATCACCGTACTGGCGCGGCTGCTGTGGATGCTGCTCACCGTCAACGGAATGAACCTGGTCGACCTGCACGTCTATGTGGACGGATCGGCGGCCCTGCTCACCGATCATCTCTACGATTTCACCTACGCCGAGAAAACACCGGATTTCCCGCTGCCCTTCACCTATCCGCCCTTCGCCGCGGTGGTCTTCTTCCCCTTGCACTTCCTCCCGTTCACCGTCGTGGCGGTGTTGTGGCTGTTCGCGATCGTCGCCGCGCTCTACTGGGTGGTGCGGATCGCGTTCGAACTACTGCTGGGCCCGGAGGCGCTGCACGAGCCGCGGTGGCGCACCGCCATGGTGGCGTGGACCGCGGTGGGCCTGTGGTTCGAGCCTGTCCGCACGACGATCGACTACGGGCAGGTCAATGTCTTCTTGATGCTCGGCGTGATGATCGCTGTCCGCAGCACTCGATGGTGGCTGTCGGGCACGCTGGTCGGCGCTGTCGCGGGAATCAAACTGACTCCGGCGATCAGCGGGCTCTACTTCCTCGCGCGGCGACGCTGGGCCGCCGCGGTCTGGTCCGCGGTGGTGTTCGGGGCGACGGTGGCGGCCAGTTTCTTGATCAACCCCGAGGAGACCCGGCGGTATTTCGGCACGCTGCTCGGCGATGCCGATCGGATCGGGCCGGTGGGGTCGGTGTGGAACCAGTCGTTGCGCGGCGCGCTGAGCCGACTGCTGGGCAGCGATGTCGGCACCGGGCCGTGGTGGCTGGCCGGCGTCCTGGTGACCGCCGCGCTGGGATGGTTCGCGTGGCGCGCCCTGCGCCGCGACGATCTGCTGGGGACCGCGCTGATCGTGCAGTTGTTCGGGCTGATGATCTCGCCCATCTCCTGGTCGCACCATTGGGGCTGGCTGCTGCCGGCCGTCCTGTGGCTGCTCTACGGGCCGTACCGGGCAGTCCCCGGCGCGAAGATCCTGGCCGGGTACTGGCTGCTGACGACCCTGATCGGAGCGCCCTGGGTGCTCTCGTTCCTGCAGGATTCGATC
This genomic window contains:
- the pruA gene encoding L-glutamate gamma-semialdehyde dehydrogenase, translated to MDAVTVVPTPGNEPVHTYAPGSPERKRLLGKLADLSDSAVDIPMVIGGKHRPGIGERRRIVAPHRHRLVLGTYTDTTHTEAAAAIDAATAAAPGWRSLPFDERAAVFLRAADLLSGPWRETLAAATMLGQSKSVAQAEIDAPCELVDFWRFNVAFARGILEQQPQSGAGVWNRLDYRPLEGFVYAITPFNFTAIAGNLPTAPALMGNTVVWKPSPTQTLAAYYTMKLLEAAGLPPGVINMVTGDGRDLSEVALADPRLAGIHFTGSGATFQSLWNQVGSNIGRYHGYPRIVGETGGKDFIVAHPSAEPAALRTAMIRGAYEYQGQKCSAASRAYLPRSLWREMGDDFLGIAQSLSYGDIADLSNFGGAVIDRRAYDKSVRAIERARSAGVEIPVGGTFDDSEGWFVRPTVLLADDPRDESFATEYFGPILSVHVYDDSQPDAYPTILAEVESAAPYALTGAVFAQDRHAVEQAAQQLRFAAGNFYVNDKPTGAVVGQQPFGGARASGTDDKAGSPLNLLRWVAPRALKETFVPHTDHRYPHMEPE
- the dapC gene encoding succinyldiaminopimelate transaminase; protein product: MSTDVSRRPRVSAALPEFPWDTIAGVKARAAAHPDGLVDLSVGTPVDPVDPLIRSALSAVSDVPGYPTTHGTPQLRAAAVAALTRRFGITGVDQAAVLPVIGTKELIAGLPRLLGLGPADLVVIPEVAYPTYEVGGLLAGTRILRADGLTRLGPEHPALIYLNSPSNPTGRVLGLEHLRKVVSFARERGAVVASDECYLGLAWEEPAVSILDPRVCDGDHTGLLAVHSLSKTSNLASYRAGFVAGDPELVAELLEVRKHSGMMVPFPIQAAMAAALGDDEHESVQRERYRARRETLRAALLDAGFRIDDSAAGLYLWSTRGEPCRDTLDWLAERGILAAPGDFYGPAGAEHVRIALTATDERIDAAADRLRG
- the fdxA gene encoding ferredoxin encodes the protein MTYIIAEPCVDVKDKACIEECPVDCIYEGGRMLYIHPDECVDCGACEPVCPVEAIFYEDDTPDQWSGYVNANVDFFDELGSPGGATKLGKVDSDPAFIKELPPMAEE
- a CDS encoding bifunctional FO biosynthesis protein CofGH, which gives rise to MIEGVTDLPEPTVPTPVPTPAAMRRALRRARDGVTLNVDEATVLLHARGDDLADLSRSAARVRDAGLASAGRPATITYSRNVFIPLTHLCRDTCHYCTFVTVPGKLRAQGRGMFLEPDEVLEIARRGAELGCKEALFTLGDRPEARWPEAAQWLDERGYDSTLDYLRAVSILVLEETGLLPHLNPGVMSWEEISRLKPVAQSMGMMLETTSTRLFTEKGNCHYGSPDKDPAVRLRAITDAGRLSVPYTTGILVGIGETIAERADTIAAIRKQHKAFGHIQEVIVQNFRAKDDTAMRHAPDADLTEFRATIAVTRLLLGPDVSVQAPPNLVSGEECRALLEAGIDDWGGVSPVTPDHVNPERPWPNLDSLAEITAAAGFELVERTSAHPKYVRAGSPWIDPRIGVHVAALTDPETGLAKAGALPVGLPWQEPDESWESAGRTDLNTAIDTSGRNTDTRSDIDNAFGDWDTIREQVRDLAAAPQRLDSDVLAALRAAERDPAGLSDAQYLALATADGADLEAVAGLADQLRRDVNGDDVTYVVNRNINFTNICYTGCRFCAFAQRKGDADAFTLSTDEVADRAWEAYVDGATEVCMQGGIDPDLPVTGYADLVRAVKARVPSMHVHAFSPMEIVNGASRGGQSVRDWLTALREAGLGTIPGTAAEILDDEVRWVLTKGKLPASAWIDVVTTAHQVGIRSSSTMMYGHVDNPSHWVGHLRVLRGIQDETGGFTEFVLLPFVHQSAPLYLAGASRPGPTNRDNRAAHALSRIMLHGRIDNIQTSWVKLGTTGTQVMLSSGANDLGGTLMEETISRMAGSQHGSAKTVAELTEIAEGIGRPVRERTTTYGVPPRRGPVPGLELV
- a CDS encoding PH domain-containing protein, producing the protein MSPDSPPRSPNLLTDPSWRPSPRAKTVWTVQIALAWLAVFAALLGWVALDPGRRPWQVAAAVIVVPVAVFAAVAVPRWRYRVHRWEVTDEAVYTRVGWLTQESRVAPISRVQTVDTERGPLERLLDLSTVTVTTASSAGAVHISLLDRAVAEQTVTRLTEIASRHRGDAT
- a CDS encoding PH domain-containing protein, which gives rise to MTEPCSAPGGEPAAAPDAGGPARTDAGASAGADGAEPWLRLDRRMLLVHPVQEVVKFLPAVIGAVILGVSSGNPLYSLLGLVAVIPYALTKWFTTAYRVGPTHVELRTGLIRRRRLSVPRARIRSVDIEADPLHRVLGLAVVVIGTGQEAGAGDRFTLDALAADRVRPLRAELLAHTRQPHVRADDPDLPAIPADSEPGAAPEGSAADRGEEIGHWQPGWVRYAPLSLTGFALAASALGIAAQFGFGAAEISISRNTVDSVRGVDLLSLSLLGLMALAALVVVVSAAACAHYLVTNFGLRVTDHGATLQIRRGLFTLRRITLDTARLRGAAIREPLLLRLAGAAQLEAITTGENPRQKILPQSPRAAVERTLVRLLRPHRTEYPAATGVPAAHLAALAEAPLTRHGPAARRRRYVRACWPVPVSAAALLVPLAAGWHIAPWWWLPPFVLAPICVLLAEDRYRGLGHAVLPATSGSPAWLIVRSGSLDRERACLEAPGVIGWTVRQTYWQRRAGLATVGAATAAGKKLYLIEDVPLDRAWPVIEAVTPGRLGRAERAAVTASSKPA
- a CDS encoding Rv1157c family protein, with the translated sequence MSALAIAAGASLVAPATAVAGPATEASVSSVPMVPEGVPVDVLAALAPAIVNAPVAKDVAAPGPQATILAQARALLDTVNLPPQIKSTLERVITFLDGSGGGGPDIPESGPAIAQFLYPTIGQGCIAPSGDSVGTALAVPGPAQLPPPGPAAGQTGFVFTALGTERPTAEQVKPMTVQWRNLDTGASGSQVLTDEAKINPDGPATLSAIANTGSGRIVAVIGGGLTTQATETEARTCTFMPTLGFFTV
- a CDS encoding mannosyltransferase — encoded protein: MPFRLALAALGITVLARLLWMLLTVNGMNLVDLHVYVDGSAALLTDHLYDFTYAEKTPDFPLPFTYPPFAAVVFFPLHFLPFTVVAVLWLFAIVAALYWVVRIAFELLLGPEALHEPRWRTAMVAWTAVGLWFEPVRTTIDYGQVNVFLMLGVMIAVRSTRWWLSGTLVGAVAGIKLTPAISGLYFLARRRWAAAVWSAVVFGATVAASFLINPEETRRYFGTLLGDADRIGPVGSVWNQSLRGALSRLLGSDVGTGPWWLAGVLVTAALGWFAWRALRRDDLLGTALIVQLFGLMISPISWSHHWGWLLPAVLWLLYGPYRAVPGAKILAGYWLLTTLIGAPWVLSFLQDSIWTISRWGVWSWLGAVDAIGVLTLYGWMIWAGRTVSRTATVPADLSHGPAPRPVP